One genomic region from Verrucomicrobiia bacterium encodes:
- the larA gene encoding nickel-dependent lactate racemase, with the protein MNIPLAYGQGHLTVEFPEDRTTVIEPSFRAGLPDERAAVREALERPIGAPALREWLHPGARICILFTDITRATPNDRLIPWLLASLEAAGVQREQITLLNQLGTHRPNTREELERMLTPAVVDGYRVINHEPENHAACVELGRTRTGTPAWLNREAVSADLRIVTGFIEPHFFAGFSGGPKGLMPGVAHVETVMSNHGAHHIGDPRATFGVCEGNPLWEELRDIALRAGPSFLLNVTLNEQRAITGVFAGDLIEAHRAGREFVRASAMQKVKEPFDVVVTTNSGYPLDMNLYQGVKGMSAAARIVAEGGTIVLAAECREGVPAKSPLDRFLREARSPEEILTLLATPGFVRPEQWQAQIQALIQRRARVQVHSRIPDDILRAAHLEPCPDIGATVRHELDRRGPDSRVAVLPQGPLTIPYLA; encoded by the coding sequence ATGAACATCCCGCTCGCCTACGGTCAGGGCCACCTGACGGTTGAGTTCCCCGAGGACCGGACCACGGTCATCGAGCCCTCCTTTCGCGCGGGCCTGCCCGATGAACGCGCCGCCGTCCGCGAGGCCCTGGAGCGCCCAATCGGAGCGCCGGCGCTGCGCGAGTGGCTGCATCCCGGGGCCCGGATCTGCATCCTGTTCACAGACATTACCCGGGCCACCCCCAATGACCGGTTGATTCCGTGGCTGCTCGCCAGCCTCGAGGCTGCGGGGGTGCAGCGGGAACAGATCACCCTGCTGAACCAGTTGGGGACGCACCGGCCAAACACCCGCGAGGAGCTGGAACGTATGCTCACCCCGGCTGTGGTGGACGGCTACCGCGTGATCAACCATGAGCCTGAGAACCACGCCGCCTGCGTGGAATTGGGCAGGACCCGAACCGGAACGCCCGCCTGGTTGAACCGCGAGGCGGTCTCGGCGGACCTGCGCATCGTCACGGGCTTCATTGAACCGCATTTCTTTGCCGGCTTCAGCGGCGGGCCGAAAGGGCTGATGCCCGGGGTCGCGCACGTCGAGACCGTGATGAGCAACCACGGGGCGCATCACATCGGCGACCCGCGGGCCACCTTCGGCGTCTGCGAGGGCAACCCGCTGTGGGAGGAACTGCGCGACATCGCCCTGAGGGCGGGACCCAGCTTCCTGCTCAATGTCACCCTGAACGAACAACGGGCGATCACCGGTGTGTTTGCCGGGGACCTGATCGAGGCGCACCGGGCGGGCCGGGAGTTCGTCCGCGCCTCCGCGATGCAAAAGGTCAAGGAACCCTTCGACGTCGTGGTCACCACCAATTCCGGCTACCCGCTCGACATGAATCTTTACCAGGGGGTGAAGGGCATGAGCGCCGCGGCCCGGATCGTCGCCGAAGGGGGTACCATCGTGCTGGCCGCCGAATGCCGCGAAGGCGTTCCGGCGAAAAGCCCGCTCGACCGCTTCCTCCGCGAAGCGCGCTCGCCCGAAGAGATCCTGACCCTGCTGGCGACTCCCGGGTTCGTCCGACCCGAGCAATGGCAGGCCCAGATCCAGGCGCTCATCCAGCGGCGCGCCCGAGTGCAGGTCCACTCACGAATTCCCGACGACATCCTGCGGGCAGCCCATCTTGAACCGTGTCCGGACATCGGAGCCACAGTGCGCCACGAACTCGACCGCCGCGGCCCCGACAGCCGGGTCGCCGTGCTGCCCCAAGGCCCCCTGACCATCCCCTACCTCGCCTGA
- a CDS encoding SMP-30/gluconolactonase/LRE family protein produces the protein MKRSSTPKALLLLVIAAALVPHLDAASEATEAPADPGKGKASKPAPIVYPAHGAIERLDPALDALLAPGAHMERLADGFNWSEGPVWLRNEKAVVFSDVPENRVYRWSERDGLSVYLEPSGYTGSLIRFREQGSNGLATDHKGRLVLCQHGDRQVATLVKKEGVIGTFEPLADRFGPRRFNSPNDLVFNRSGALYFTDPPYGLEGLNASPLKELAFNGVYLRRPSGEIVLITRDLTFPNGIALSPDEKTLYVNVSDPARPVVMAYEVQNDGTVTNGRVFFDTAPLAAAGGKGLPDGLKVDVRGNLWATGPGGVLILSPEGRHLGTLQTGEATGNCAWGDDGGTLYITADMYLLRVRTLTQGYRAWSR, from the coding sequence ATGAAACGCTCCAGCACTCCCAAGGCTCTGTTGCTGCTCGTGATCGCCGCCGCTCTCGTCCCGCACCTCGACGCGGCATCAGAGGCCACGGAGGCCCCCGCTGATCCCGGCAAAGGCAAGGCGTCGAAGCCGGCACCGATCGTCTACCCTGCACACGGTGCGATCGAGCGGCTGGACCCCGCCCTCGACGCATTGCTGGCCCCCGGGGCGCACATGGAACGGCTCGCCGACGGCTTCAACTGGTCCGAAGGCCCCGTCTGGTTGCGCAACGAAAAGGCGGTCGTCTTCTCCGACGTCCCGGAGAACCGGGTCTACCGGTGGTCCGAGCGCGACGGATTGAGCGTGTACCTCGAGCCGAGCGGCTACACCGGCAGTCTGATCCGGTTCCGGGAACAGGGATCCAACGGGCTCGCGACCGATCACAAGGGGCGTCTCGTCCTGTGCCAGCACGGTGACCGTCAGGTGGCCACCCTGGTGAAGAAGGAGGGGGTCATTGGCACGTTCGAACCGCTGGCAGACCGGTTCGGCCCCCGCCGGTTCAACTCGCCGAACGACCTCGTGTTCAATCGTTCCGGAGCCCTGTATTTCACGGATCCGCCCTACGGGCTTGAGGGCTTGAACGCCAGTCCGCTGAAGGAGCTGGCGTTCAATGGTGTGTATCTGCGCCGTCCCTCGGGTGAAATCGTGCTGATCACCCGGGACCTGACCTTTCCCAATGGCATCGCCCTCTCGCCGGACGAGAAGACGCTCTACGTCAATGTTTCGGATCCCGCCCGACCGGTGGTCATGGCGTATGAGGTGCAGAACGACGGCACCGTCACCAACGGGCGCGTGTTCTTCGACACGGCCCCGCTTGCCGCGGCAGGGGGCAAGGGTCTGCCGGACGGGCTCAAGGTGGACGTCCGCGGCAATCTGTGGGCCACCGGACCGGGGGGCGTGTTGATTCTCAGTCCGGAGGGCAGGCATCTCGGCACCCTGCAGACCGGTGAGGCCACCGGAAACTGCGCCTGGGGCGACGACGGGGGCACCCTGTACATCACCGCCGACATGTACCTGCTGCGGGTCCGGACACTCACCCAAGGCTATCGGGCGTGGTCCCGCTGA
- a CDS encoding c-type cytochrome — translation MNRSWSLRGLALLGLISGIFAGHRLRAVVSEDALPTAAEWISAGTQRTGAVAYFRRAFTAEPGLVKAVLIAGADQAAAIYLNGSPVGTASGITQAVTLDVTRLLQPGPNLLAVAVTNSQTAGLPVLRLMLELARSDGRQQWVVTDGSWQASTASTPEWSAPGSAGAGWRAAHAHGPAGFERWGNRFAATVTADAYNSWMLARGTDQATAPASLSVPPGFSVALLRTAQTGEDSWIALAFDPQGRLTVAREQQGLLRFTLDGDTVRRVEVIENSLKECRGLLYAHDALYVNANNSKGFYRLRDTNGDGQFDEQRLLLTTEGGIGHGRNQLRLGPDGLIYLVHGDDVALAKTLSADSPVQQAANDTLLPALDPKQPQKLSRFVQVGHVLQTDKDGSFFRLFATGLRNPVAVAFNEDGELFTYEADMERDIGAPWYRPTRILHVVPGGDYGWRRGTANIPTWAPDTLPGTLDIGVGSPTGVAFGTGSRFPEPYQSALFVGDWAYGRILAVFLKAAGATYEGRWEEFLGGRPLNVTDLTFGPDGALYFVTGGRGTRSGLYRVAWTGPLPAGGPPAGAADGAAVEARRVRRELESWTPGPGPDLATIWNRLGDPDPWIRNAARRALERRPFDEWSQRALTETNATVAVQALIAVTRLADRAAQALILARLERLPLATMSREDRLAAYRVYAATLARHGWPGDEAATAAARHLAPQYPAGDRESDQDLSRLLSHLRARETLERTLPLLTSAGDSDDRLHYLMWLWGFRDGWNLDRRRAYFGALRAAEQEHGARDYYNTLAFLRRTLTNSLSSAERLALGELVTAARRPPATLVAAAPVVQAWQLEDFDFNAVRRPSSAAEGRKAFELAGCIQCHQMNGEGGVTGPDLTSVASRFGPRDLLDHILNPAKAVDEKYRQVIVTLEDGSTVTGIVDQDGDPLVLLPPEAGAAPVELARARIRDRKDDPGSPMPSGLLDTLTRDQVLDLIAYLSGAK, via the coding sequence GTGAACCGGTCCTGGAGCCTTCGCGGCCTCGCCCTGCTCGGGCTGATCTCCGGCATATTTGCCGGGCATCGGTTGCGGGCGGTGGTCAGTGAGGATGCCCTCCCGACGGCCGCGGAGTGGATTTCGGCGGGGACCCAGCGCACCGGGGCCGTGGCGTACTTTCGGCGCGCCTTCACCGCGGAGCCGGGACTCGTCAAGGCGGTCCTGATCGCCGGCGCGGATCAGGCGGCGGCCATCTACTTGAATGGCTCGCCGGTCGGCACGGCATCCGGAATCACCCAGGCCGTCACCCTGGACGTGACCCGGCTCCTGCAGCCGGGGCCGAACCTGCTTGCGGTCGCGGTCACCAACTCCCAGACCGCCGGCCTTCCCGTGCTGCGCCTGATGCTCGAACTCGCGCGGTCCGATGGACGCCAGCAATGGGTGGTGACGGACGGTTCCTGGCAGGCGTCCACGGCGTCCACGCCGGAATGGTCGGCCCCCGGGAGCGCCGGCGCCGGCTGGAGGGCGGCCCATGCGCATGGGCCTGCCGGATTCGAGCGCTGGGGCAACCGCTTTGCGGCCACGGTCACCGCCGATGCCTACAACAGTTGGATGCTGGCCCGGGGCACCGATCAGGCGACCGCCCCGGCCTCGCTGTCCGTGCCGCCGGGATTCTCGGTCGCGCTTCTCCGCACGGCCCAGACGGGTGAGGATTCGTGGATCGCCCTGGCCTTTGATCCGCAGGGCCGTCTCACCGTGGCCCGGGAGCAGCAGGGCCTGCTGCGCTTCACCCTGGACGGCGACACGGTTCGCCGGGTCGAGGTCATCGAGAATTCGCTCAAGGAATGCCGCGGGCTGCTCTACGCCCATGACGCGCTGTATGTGAATGCCAACAACAGCAAGGGATTTTACCGGTTGCGGGATACCAACGGGGACGGGCAGTTCGACGAGCAGCGCTTGTTGCTGACGACCGAGGGGGGAATTGGCCACGGGCGCAACCAGCTCCGGCTGGGACCCGACGGACTGATTTACCTGGTCCATGGCGACGATGTCGCGTTGGCGAAGACCCTGTCGGCGGATTCGCCGGTGCAGCAGGCGGCGAACGACACCCTTCTGCCGGCGCTGGATCCCAAACAACCGCAGAAGTTGTCGCGCTTCGTGCAGGTGGGCCATGTGCTCCAGACCGACAAGGACGGCTCGTTCTTCCGCCTGTTCGCGACCGGACTGCGCAATCCGGTGGCGGTTGCCTTCAACGAGGACGGCGAGCTGTTCACCTATGAGGCGGACATGGAACGGGACATCGGAGCCCCATGGTACCGGCCGACGCGCATCCTGCATGTCGTGCCCGGGGGGGACTATGGGTGGCGGCGCGGCACGGCGAACATCCCGACCTGGGCGCCGGATACCCTGCCCGGCACCTTGGACATCGGGGTGGGGTCGCCGACGGGAGTCGCGTTTGGCACCGGGAGCCGGTTTCCCGAGCCGTATCAGAGTGCCCTGTTTGTTGGCGACTGGGCCTACGGACGCATCCTGGCGGTGTTCCTCAAGGCGGCTGGTGCCACCTACGAGGGGCGGTGGGAGGAGTTCCTGGGTGGACGCCCGCTGAACGTGACCGACCTGACCTTCGGGCCCGATGGCGCCCTTTACTTCGTCACGGGAGGACGCGGCACGCGCTCCGGACTTTACCGCGTTGCCTGGACGGGTCCGCTGCCTGCAGGGGGACCACCGGCAGGGGCGGCGGATGGCGCTGCAGTGGAAGCGCGGCGCGTGCGCCGGGAACTCGAATCGTGGACGCCCGGGCCGGGTCCGGACCTGGCGACAATCTGGAACCGCCTGGGCGATCCGGATCCATGGATTCGGAATGCGGCCCGTCGCGCGCTGGAGCGGCGTCCGTTCGACGAATGGTCGCAGCGAGCGCTGACCGAGACCAATGCCACGGTGGCGGTGCAGGCGCTCATTGCGGTGACCCGGCTCGCGGATCGCGCGGCGCAGGCGCTGATCCTGGCGCGACTCGAGCGTCTGCCGCTGGCGACGATGTCGCGCGAGGACCGGTTGGCGGCGTACCGGGTGTACGCTGCCACGCTGGCGCGGCACGGATGGCCGGGCGATGAGGCTGCGACGGCCGCGGCGCGCCATCTGGCACCCCAGTATCCGGCGGGGGACCGCGAATCGGACCAGGATCTCAGCCGTCTGCTTTCCCATTTGCGGGCCCGCGAGACTCTGGAGCGAACCCTGCCCCTGCTGACGTCGGCCGGGGACTCCGACGACCGCCTGCATTATTTGATGTGGTTGTGGGGGTTTCGTGATGGCTGGAACCTCGACCGCCGCCGTGCCTACTTCGGCGCCCTTCGGGCTGCGGAACAGGAGCACGGCGCCCGGGATTACTACAACACCCTGGCCTTCCTGAGGCGCACCCTCACGAACTCGCTCAGTTCGGCGGAGCGATTGGCGCTTGGAGAACTTGTGACCGCCGCGCGGCGCCCACCCGCCACCCTGGTCGCCGCCGCTCCGGTGGTGCAGGCATGGCAGCTTGAAGACTTCGATTTCAACGCGGTGCGCAGGCCCTCGTCGGCGGCGGAGGGACGGAAGGCGTTCGAGTTGGCGGGCTGCATCCAGTGCCATCAAATGAACGGGGAGGGCGGGGTCACCGGGCCCGACCTCACCTCGGTCGCGTCACGGTTTGGCCCACGGGACCTTTTGGATCACATCCTCAATCCGGCCAAGGCCGTGGACGAGAAATACCGGCAGGTGATCGTGACCCTGGAGGACGGCTCCACGGTGACCGGGATTGTGGATCAGGACGGCGATCCGCTGGTCCTTCTGCCTCCGGAGGCGGGGGCGGCCCCGGTCGAGTTGGCGCGTGCCCGGATCCGGGACCGGAAGGACGATCCCGGGTCGCCCATGCCGTCCGGCCTGCTCGACACCCTGACACGCGACCAGGTCCTCGATCTCATTGCCTACCTGTCCGGGGCGAAATGA
- a CDS encoding NAD-dependent epimerase/dehydratase family protein: MQHLLITGGAGFIGSHLASAACHAGCRVRVLDDLSSGRAANLSGLPVEVCEGSVLNPERVRRAMDGVTVVVHLAAFVSVAASMESPEACVGTNVLGTLHVLHAAASAGVGRLVFASSAAVYGDHPAPRKQESLPPDPRSPYALTKLDGEFYCGLYHGRNGLRTVVARFFNVYGPRQDPASPYAAAVPTFINRALAGEDLVIYGDGAQTRDLIAAPDIAAGLRHLVDHPGLEGVYNLGHGRGISIMELAETIVRKTGSRSRIRHEAARPGEVRHSIADVDRIRATGWSPEVELHEGLESTIGWLRSERRGV, translated from the coding sequence ATGCAGCACCTGCTGATCACCGGCGGCGCCGGATTCATCGGCAGCCATCTGGCATCCGCAGCCTGCCACGCCGGCTGCAGGGTGCGGGTCCTGGATGACCTGTCCTCCGGCCGCGCCGCCAACCTGTCGGGCCTCCCTGTGGAGGTGTGCGAGGGCAGTGTTCTCAATCCCGAACGGGTCCGCCGCGCGATGGACGGCGTGACCGTCGTGGTTCACCTCGCCGCTTTCGTCAGTGTCGCCGCCTCGATGGAATCTCCGGAGGCCTGCGTCGGCACCAACGTGCTGGGCACCCTCCACGTGCTCCACGCAGCGGCATCGGCCGGTGTGGGGCGCCTCGTCTTTGCCAGTTCGGCCGCGGTGTATGGGGACCACCCGGCGCCGCGGAAGCAGGAAAGCCTGCCCCCGGACCCGAGGAGTCCGTACGCCCTGACCAAGCTCGATGGCGAATTCTACTGCGGTCTGTATCACGGACGGAACGGGCTCCGTACGGTGGTGGCGCGATTCTTCAACGTGTATGGACCAAGACAGGATCCGGCGAGTCCGTACGCCGCGGCGGTGCCCACCTTCATCAACCGGGCACTGGCGGGTGAGGATCTGGTCATATACGGGGACGGCGCGCAAACCCGCGACCTGATCGCCGCACCCGACATTGCGGCGGGCCTGAGGCACCTGGTGGACCATCCCGGCCTGGAGGGTGTGTACAACCTCGGGCATGGACGCGGCATCTCCATCATGGAACTGGCGGAGACCATCGTCCGCAAGACCGGCAGCCGTTCACGAATCCGTCATGAGGCGGCGCGTCCCGGGGAGGTGCGCCACTCGATCGCCGACGTGGACCGCATCCGGGCCACGGGTTGGTCCCCGGAGGTGGAACTCCATGAGGGTCTGGAATCCACGATTGGCTGGCTTCGCTCGGAACGCCGTGGGGTCTGA
- a CDS encoding polyprenol monophosphomannose synthase, whose amino-acid sequence MAADTLIVVPTYNERENLPQLVRRLLAQPVPLDLLVVDDNSPDGTGSVADKLAADHPQVHVLHRGEKDGLGRAYLAGFAWALARGYEFVFEMDADCSHDPADVPRFLDAAVREHADLVLGSRYRDGIRVINWPLNRLLLSLLAAQYVRVITGMQVTDPTGGFKCFRRRTLEVIAPETVRSNGYSFQIELTHRVWRRGMRIAEVPIVFTDRFQGTSKISREIVWEALWRVWTLWLEHGLRRHPVPDTAR is encoded by the coding sequence ATGGCGGCAGACACCCTCATCGTCGTCCCCACGTACAACGAACGGGAGAATTTGCCCCAACTCGTCCGCCGGCTCCTCGCGCAACCCGTGCCCCTGGACCTTCTCGTGGTGGACGACAACTCCCCCGACGGCACCGGGTCGGTCGCTGACAAACTTGCGGCAGATCACCCCCAGGTACACGTGCTGCACCGGGGCGAAAAGGACGGCCTCGGACGAGCCTATCTTGCCGGCTTCGCGTGGGCACTGGCCCGGGGGTACGAGTTCGTCTTCGAGATGGACGCCGACTGCTCCCATGACCCCGCGGATGTCCCCCGATTTCTCGATGCGGCCGTCCGGGAGCATGCGGACCTCGTTCTGGGCTCGCGATATCGCGACGGCATCCGCGTGATCAACTGGCCGCTGAACCGGCTCCTCCTGAGCCTGCTGGCGGCGCAGTACGTCCGGGTCATCACCGGCATGCAGGTCACCGACCCGACGGGTGGCTTCAAGTGTTTCCGACGTCGCACGCTGGAAGTGATCGCGCCGGAAACGGTCCGTTCCAACGGCTACAGTTTTCAGATTGAACTGACCCACCGCGTCTGGCGCCGCGGGATGCGGATCGCCGAGGTGCCCATCGTTTTCACCGACCGGTTCCAAGGGACCTCGAAGATCTCGCGGGAGATTGTCTGGGAGGCCCTCTGGAGGGTCTGGACACTCTGGCTGGAACACGGACTGCGGCGACACCCGGTCCCGGACACTGCCCGTTAG
- a CDS encoding PilT/PilU family type 4a pilus ATPase — translation MHPYLDRLLIEAHESGASDLHVIGDVPPAFRVNGEIILANADALTGEECTAMAFSMMNELQRRRQERDWELCISVRHPVAGRIRVSFYQRNGATELSCRFCGERIPTREELMLPARIDELARKPNGLILVTGPTGAGKTTTLNYIIDLINRERRCKILTIEDPIEFVHSSNRAIVVQQEVLTDVRSFNRALIHALRQDPDVICVGEMRDHESIATALTAAETGHLVIGTLHAPSAGHALERIVGAFEGNMQQQVILQLSSSLQGIIAQELLPGMDRTRRILAYELLLANNAIRTIVRENQLHQLQNIMQTSAREGMVLMDNCLHDLYTRCLISYDTAVSRARNAERFRPNA, via the coding sequence ATGCACCCGTATCTCGACCGGTTGCTGATCGAGGCACACGAGTCGGGGGCATCGGACCTTCACGTGATCGGGGATGTGCCTCCGGCCTTTCGGGTCAACGGCGAGATCATCCTCGCCAACGCCGACGCCCTCACGGGCGAGGAGTGCACCGCGATGGCGTTCTCAATGATGAACGAGCTGCAGCGGCGCAGGCAGGAACGGGATTGGGAGCTGTGCATCTCCGTGCGGCATCCGGTGGCGGGCCGGATCCGCGTCAGCTTCTACCAGCGCAACGGCGCCACCGAACTGAGCTGCCGGTTTTGCGGCGAACGCATCCCAACGCGCGAGGAACTGATGTTGCCAGCCCGCATTGACGAACTGGCCCGCAAGCCGAACGGCCTGATCCTGGTCACCGGTCCGACCGGCGCCGGAAAGACCACCACGCTCAACTACATCATTGACCTGATCAACCGCGAGCGGCGGTGCAAGATCCTCACCATCGAGGATCCCATCGAATTCGTGCACAGCAGCAACCGGGCGATCGTGGTGCAACAGGAAGTACTCACCGACGTGCGTTCGTTCAACCGCGCGCTGATCCACGCCCTGCGGCAGGATCCTGACGTCATCTGCGTCGGTGAGATGCGGGACCACGAGTCCATCGCCACGGCACTCACCGCGGCGGAAACCGGCCATCTCGTGATCGGCACGCTGCACGCTCCAAGCGCAGGTCACGCGCTTGAGCGCATTGTCGGCGCCTTCGAGGGAAACATGCAGCAGCAGGTCATTCTTCAGCTTTCCAGCTCGCTGCAGGGCATCATCGCGCAGGAACTGCTGCCCGGCATGGACCGCACCCGCCGCATCCTCGCCTACGAACTGCTCCTGGCCAACAACGCCATCCGGACCATCGTCCGCGAGAACCAGCTGCACCAGCTTCAGAACATCATGCAGACCAGCGCACGGGAGGGCATGGTGCTCATGGACAACTGCCTCCACGACCTCTACACGCGCTGCCTCATCAGCTACGACACCGCCGTCAGCCGTGCGCGGAACGCCGAGCGGTTCCGGCCGAATGCCTGA
- a CDS encoding tetratricopeptide repeat protein: MSRFGNLEFDAHEESGRSELQVGRGEAHWFEAADAAFATAEFDTALRLYARVLEHNPDNVSAWTGQVRALIELGEFREAKLWADKALERFPTAPELLAAKGVALGRLGDLDTAIAFSDASLEEQGDTPYVWLARGDVLLARREKRADYCFERAISLAGGQWLIAWLAARIRRYYRQFAAALKLALQAVALEPGNVVVWLLCGDCQIALGLTGSAQRSFRQALDLDPNCRTASSQLAALQNRGAFSRLAGRWRELFRG; the protein is encoded by the coding sequence ATGAGCCGTTTTGGCAATCTCGAGTTCGATGCCCACGAGGAGTCCGGCCGGTCCGAGCTGCAGGTCGGGCGCGGCGAAGCCCACTGGTTCGAGGCGGCGGACGCCGCCTTCGCCACAGCGGAGTTTGATACCGCACTCCGGCTGTATGCCCGGGTGCTCGAGCACAATCCCGACAACGTCTCCGCCTGGACCGGCCAGGTGCGGGCCCTGATCGAGCTGGGCGAATTCCGGGAGGCAAAGCTCTGGGCCGACAAGGCCCTGGAGCGCTTTCCCACCGCGCCCGAACTGCTCGCGGCGAAGGGCGTCGCGCTCGGCCGACTGGGCGACCTCGACACGGCGATCGCCTTCTCCGACGCCAGCCTTGAGGAACAAGGCGACACGCCGTACGTGTGGCTGGCGCGCGGCGACGTGCTCCTGGCCCGGCGCGAAAAGCGCGCAGACTACTGTTTCGAGCGGGCGATTTCGCTGGCTGGCGGCCAGTGGTTGATTGCGTGGCTTGCGGCCCGCATCCGCCGGTACTACCGCCAGTTTGCGGCAGCGTTGAAGCTCGCGCTGCAGGCGGTGGCCCTGGAACCCGGCAACGTCGTTGTGTGGCTGCTCTGCGGTGACTGCCAGATCGCCCTGGGCTTGACCGGCAGCGCGCAACGGTCCTTCCGGCAGGCGCTCGATCTGGATCCGAACTGCCGTACCGCCAGCAGCCAGTTGGCGGCCCTGCAGAACCGCGGCGCCTTCAGCAGGCTCGCCGGCCGGTGGCGGGAATTGTTCCGGGGCTGA
- a CDS encoding DUF2997 domain-containing protein has translation MNIREYEITIRPGGEVEVHISGFKGKGCLDAVKLFEQLIGEVGAIRPTDSYFEPDEDVRLRTGQHH, from the coding sequence ATGAACATCCGCGAATACGAAATCACGATCCGCCCGGGGGGCGAAGTTGAGGTCCACATCAGCGGCTTCAAGGGCAAGGGCTGCCTGGACGCGGTGAAGCTCTTTGAGCAGCTGATCGGGGAGGTCGGCGCGATCCGGCCCACCGACAGCTATTTCGAGCCTGACGAAGATGTGCGGCTGCGCACCGGGCAGCACCATTAA
- a CDS encoding AAA family ATPase — MSFATNLEVLIRARYPVIYLNTSEEGRVVPLIMGIAARRNKKAFEWSFSTGLVPAGTSLQSQKSRNAATKDPITALDQVIEQVEPAIFIFKDFHPFLAKCNKSANAAPIRKLRDVALHLKNSFKTIILISPTLEIPVELEKEITVLDYPLPTRDDLSALLDKIIADLRALKQVEIALDDVGRERLVQAALGLTLSEAENVFAKIIVQDGRLTGGDVNAVFAEKQQIIRKSGLLEYYPAQETFAQVGGLAILKDWLDKRSAAFTTGAREFGLPAPRGVLLLGVQGCGKSLCAKAVASLWQLPLLRFDMGRMFGSLVGSSEENIRRAIAVAESVAPAILWVDEIDKAFAGSSGSGSTDGGTTARVFGTFLTWLSEKTAPVFVVATANDISHLPPELLRKGRLDEIFFVDLPAGPERAEILRVHLVKRGRNPDDFDLPALNAAAHDFSGAEVEEAINSALYEAFSEKEPLATRHVLAALRQTVPLARTMDEQISRLRIWAEGRARNASVPRAPQEDEPRRKVEL; from the coding sequence ATGTCCTTTGCCACCAACCTCGAGGTCCTGATCCGTGCCCGCTATCCGGTCATCTACCTCAATACCAGCGAGGAAGGCCGCGTTGTACCGCTGATCATGGGCATCGCCGCGCGCCGCAACAAAAAGGCGTTTGAATGGTCGTTCTCGACCGGGCTCGTACCGGCAGGCACCAGCCTGCAGAGCCAGAAATCCCGCAATGCCGCCACCAAGGATCCGATCACAGCCCTGGACCAGGTCATCGAGCAGGTCGAGCCGGCGATCTTTATCTTCAAGGATTTCCATCCATTCCTCGCCAAGTGCAACAAGTCCGCCAACGCCGCGCCCATCCGCAAGCTGCGGGATGTGGCGCTGCACCTGAAGAACAGCTTCAAGACGATCATCCTCATCTCACCGACGCTTGAGATCCCCGTCGAACTCGAGAAGGAAATCACCGTCCTCGATTATCCGCTGCCCACCAGGGACGACCTGTCCGCGCTGCTGGACAAGATCATCGCCGACCTGCGCGCGCTCAAGCAGGTCGAGATCGCGCTCGACGATGTTGGCCGTGAACGGTTGGTCCAGGCCGCGCTCGGCCTCACGTTGTCGGAGGCGGAGAACGTCTTCGCCAAGATCATCGTGCAGGACGGCCGGCTCACCGGCGGGGACGTGAACGCCGTGTTCGCGGAGAAGCAGCAGATCATCCGCAAGAGCGGCCTGCTCGAGTACTATCCGGCGCAGGAGACCTTCGCCCAGGTCGGTGGGCTTGCAATCCTCAAGGACTGGCTGGACAAGCGGTCTGCCGCCTTCACCACGGGAGCGCGCGAATTCGGCCTGCCTGCGCCCAGGGGCGTGCTCCTGCTCGGCGTGCAGGGCTGCGGCAAAAGCCTGTGCGCGAAGGCCGTCGCGAGCCTGTGGCAGCTGCCCCTGCTGCGCTTCGACATGGGGCGGATGTTCGGCAGTCTTGTCGGTTCGTCGGAGGAGAACATCCGCCGCGCCATCGCGGTCGCCGAGTCGGTCGCACCGGCCATCCTCTGGGTGGACGAGATTGACAAGGCGTTCGCCGGCTCGTCGGGCAGCGGTTCCACCGACGGTGGCACGACCGCGCGCGTCTTCGGAACGTTCCTCACGTGGCTCAGTGAGAAGACAGCGCCCGTCTTTGTCGTGGCGACGGCCAACGACATTTCGCACCTTCCACCCGAATTGCTCCGCAAGGGCCGGCTCGACGAAATCTTCTTCGTGGACCTGCCAGCCGGGCCCGAACGCGCCGAAATCCTCCGCGTGCATCTGGTCAAGCGTGGACGCAACCCCGACGACTTTGACCTGCCCGCGCTCAACGCGGCGGCGCATGACTTCAGCGGTGCGGAGGTTGAGGAAGCGATCAACAGCGCGCTCTACGAGGCCTTCTCCGAAAAGGAACCACTCGCCACCCGCCACGTCCTGGCCGCGCTGCGGCAGACGGTGCCGCTGGCCCGCACGATGGACGAGCAGATCAGCCGCTTGCGCATCTGGGCGGAGGGCCGTGCCCGCAATGCCAGCGTGCCCCGCGCGCCGCAGGAGGATGAACCGCGCCGCAAGGTCGAGCTGTAG